In Lusitaniella coriacea LEGE 07157, a single genomic region encodes these proteins:
- a CDS encoding type II toxin-antitoxin system Phd/YefM family antitoxin, producing the protein MIDLENIHSLTDFKRNASGYVEQIRTTKSPMVLTINGEAAVVVQDASSFQEIVNQIRELEEKLRLVQQEALKAEIRKGVESGEATPLDMEDIIRRGQKRATQRRT; encoded by the coding sequence ATGATCGACCTAGAAAATATTCATTCATTAACCGACTTTAAGCGAAATGCGAGCGGCTATGTGGAGCAGATTCGCACGACGAAATCTCCAATGGTGCTGACAATCAACGGGGAAGCGGCAGTGGTTGTCCAGGATGCCTCTAGCTTTCAGGAGATTGTCAATCAGATTAGGGAGCTGGAGGAGAAACTTCGGTTAGTCCAACAAGAAGCGCTCAAGGCAGAAATCCGTAAGGGAGTCGAAAGTGGCGAGGCAACTCCCCTCGACATGGAAGACATTATTCGCCGAGGTCAAAAGAGAGCTACGCAAAGACGGACATAG
- a CDS encoding N-6 DNA methylase: protein MTTPLPSVIRLNVELGEKVLNEKLQRDFRQRFDKLCHRRSDSTVFQDWVEVAAICLHQTPCNQGILPKDAKYEELEARYMEFVLKYKREGLTVFSEMLGIVQMALSETHSDFLGELYEALELTGSSEKQRRGEFFTPHHLSTLMAKMSLDKEFIGQAIAEKGHLSLCEPACGFGGMVIETCKHIEALGFEPSQMVFVEATDISRTCFHATYLQLSLLGIPARVRHGNTLSDEMWEVWATPILQLRLRKGEIDPRLRRIAEMAEGMAEEEPEVETVAQELCLPEKKVESAETYQLELFSDGEGEEPRL from the coding sequence TTGACTACTCCTCTCCCCTCAGTTATCCGACTCAACGTTGAGTTGGGTGAAAAGGTTTTGAATGAGAAGTTACAACGCGACTTTCGCCAGCGGTTTGACAAGCTGTGTCACCGCCGCAGCGATTCCACCGTGTTCCAGGATTGGGTTGAAGTGGCAGCGATTTGCCTGCATCAAACTCCCTGCAATCAGGGCATTTTGCCCAAGGATGCCAAGTACGAGGAGCTTGAAGCCCGGTATATGGAATTCGTGCTGAAGTACAAGCGAGAAGGCTTGACGGTTTTCTCTGAGATGCTGGGCATCGTGCAGATGGCTTTATCTGAGACGCACAGCGACTTTTTGGGAGAGCTGTACGAAGCGTTAGAGCTAACGGGGAGCAGCGAGAAGCAACGGCGAGGAGAGTTTTTTACACCGCACCATCTCTCTACGTTGATGGCAAAGATGTCTCTTGATAAAGAGTTCATCGGACAAGCCATTGCGGAGAAAGGCCATCTCTCACTCTGCGAGCCAGCCTGCGGTTTTGGCGGGATGGTGATTGAAACCTGCAAGCACATTGAAGCGTTAGGGTTTGAGCCATCCCAGATGGTGTTTGTGGAGGCAACGGATATTAGCCGTACCTGCTTTCACGCCACATACCTGCAACTGTCGCTGTTAGGCATTCCTGCTCGGGTGCGACACGGAAATACCTTGTCTGATGAGATGTGGGAGGTCTGGGCAACCCCGATTTTACAGCTTCGCTTGAGAAAGGGGGAGATCGATCCTCGGTTGCGGAGGATAGCAGAGATGGCTGAGGGAATGGCGGAGGAGGAGCCAGAGGTTGAGACGGTTGCTCAAGAGCTATGTTTACCCGAAAAGAAGGTTGAATCTGCCGAAACCTACCAACTGGAGCTGTTTTCAGATGGGGAAGGGGAAGAACCAAGGTTGTAA
- a CDS encoding RNA-binding domain-containing protein, with amino-acid sequence MPRPSPRHVFDNPQSEWSFLTQEKDDNFEGQHFDRKEAGRSQGSTAINKKTLDGIKEHIIKTVSAFANSSIEGGVLVLGISSSGEVLGIDHLTEAQRNSITDLNTLLRTHAAEVKCYPCQDANDVDKTLCFIYSAYLPNAICETPESNPKAWVRNGSQSLLMSQEVREQVRLRKGLLDIDSKPWCPFAADDLDAEVIKEFRRVFCPESAREFSDERLLYEAGAIVKNNGEYWFTLPGLLFFASNPQRVISHAYLRLLKFVVPSSQFRSRGSPSFDRDFRGSITKQIRAARTFLREAAFFHRLQYRKPDGGFAEQPELPAIAVDEAIVNAVAHRDYHTGNPICCEHYTDAFVVKNPGRIQQQNIDLPDRFSLGEMQLDSMPRNRKLIEWLRLMKDPEGKAFVQVLSEGTKRMAKEMTVLNLPAPSVVLRDNETILKLESEAEKRKAAFLASVQVPKTEFMNVYPLTVLKGNGFATRDEIHLRLGELTKALRDSLVAHNWYIDRSSFSRIVAHRKGIDLQIPSAVREVIHFYPAYCLQIHEMLGQVYISVDYTCLVLNVLRANEVSRHIQLEELKGQGCVAQLESWRTGRIVMADAEWVIVHFFDNEEEKKVLLNQVIPRLSLAQIETILQNRNISFDLHGVIKKNSLAAETGAARKRAEKIQTTAAQLSDDIFQIVFGEFIVQMGKNAVALSEIEPRSESTFHVERLSEPAVEFRDRHKLPDVREGITKYGSYDNDPHDIELIPICLETQRQPMNSLIARLKDGKYKYRGAERTFSTRFSYPTIVTTDSLESIDREVERLLSEHPDWCGNPRLNRLFLIYTPKKGYSTDDETSPYFVVKRRLLEAGIPCQMVDTKTINNPDWKDLNLSLNIIAKCGVTPWVLPENIPDADFFVGLSYTQSRDGQKILGFANVFNSYGKWEFYAGNTTAFDARKRSEYLSNLAHSTLQRLKHEQSLPAGANLVFHHSVRISKEDYKAILSGVRNVASDASVSFVWVNSHNNFRLFDSKVETDGSIQRGSFVPISRRRLLLSTTGSNVYRKALGTPRPLEVSADHYRPDSTEPVGCDSRSLALQVLSLTKLNWASTDSFTAEPITIKYARNIAYLTAAFLRQHEPFQLHPVLERTPWFV; translated from the coding sequence ATGCCGCGACCATCTCCTCGTCACGTTTTTGATAATCCTCAATCTGAATGGTCTTTCCTAACTCAAGAAAAGGATGATAACTTTGAGGGACAGCATTTTGATCGCAAAGAAGCTGGGCGTTCACAAGGTAGTACAGCCATTAACAAAAAAACTCTTGATGGCATAAAAGAACACATCATCAAGACAGTTTCTGCATTTGCTAACAGCAGTATTGAAGGTGGAGTACTCGTTCTTGGAATTTCCTCTTCTGGAGAGGTTCTGGGCATCGATCATCTTACTGAAGCGCAACGCAATTCAATTACTGATTTAAACACACTTCTTCGTACTCATGCGGCTGAAGTTAAATGTTACCCCTGCCAAGATGCAAACGATGTAGATAAAACGCTCTGCTTCATTTATTCGGCATACCTTCCGAATGCCATATGTGAGACACCAGAAAGCAATCCGAAGGCATGGGTTAGGAATGGCTCTCAATCATTATTAATGAGTCAGGAAGTGAGAGAGCAGGTTCGGCTTCGGAAGGGACTGCTAGATATTGACAGCAAGCCTTGGTGTCCGTTTGCTGCGGACGATCTTGATGCCGAAGTGATCAAAGAATTCAGGCGCGTTTTCTGTCCCGAATCGGCCAGAGAGTTCTCAGACGAGCGACTTCTATATGAAGCAGGAGCAATCGTTAAGAATAACGGAGAATATTGGTTTACGCTACCGGGACTTCTGTTCTTTGCATCAAATCCACAACGAGTTATCTCGCACGCTTATCTTCGACTTTTGAAGTTTGTCGTTCCATCAAGCCAGTTTCGGAGTCGTGGCTCACCTTCGTTCGATAGAGACTTTCGAGGCTCAATCACTAAACAAATTCGTGCTGCACGAACCTTTCTCCGAGAGGCTGCTTTTTTTCATCGATTACAGTATCGGAAACCAGATGGGGGATTTGCCGAACAGCCAGAACTTCCGGCTATTGCGGTTGATGAGGCTATTGTCAATGCAGTTGCCCACCGTGACTATCACACAGGAAACCCCATTTGTTGCGAACATTATACTGATGCGTTCGTTGTTAAGAATCCTGGTCGCATTCAACAACAAAATATCGATTTACCAGACAGGTTTAGTCTTGGCGAAATGCAGCTTGATTCGATGCCCCGCAACCGCAAGTTGATTGAATGGCTTCGCCTCATGAAAGACCCGGAGGGTAAAGCATTCGTCCAGGTTCTCAGCGAAGGAACAAAAAGGATGGCAAAGGAGATGACCGTGCTAAATCTACCAGCACCCTCGGTCGTACTCCGTGATAACGAAACAATCCTCAAATTAGAAAGCGAGGCTGAAAAGCGCAAGGCTGCTTTCCTTGCCAGCGTCCAGGTTCCGAAGACAGAATTCATGAACGTTTATCCGCTCACCGTGCTGAAAGGAAACGGTTTTGCAACAAGAGATGAAATTCATCTTCGACTGGGTGAACTTACCAAAGCTTTGCGGGATTCGTTAGTTGCTCATAACTGGTACATCGACCGCTCTTCCTTCAGTCGGATAGTTGCCCATCGAAAAGGCATAGACTTGCAAATTCCATCAGCAGTAAGAGAGGTAATCCACTTTTATCCGGCATATTGCCTTCAAATTCATGAGATGTTGGGTCAAGTCTATATCTCAGTCGATTACACCTGCCTGGTCTTAAATGTACTCAGAGCCAACGAGGTCAGTCGGCATATCCAGTTGGAAGAATTGAAGGGGCAAGGCTGTGTTGCACAATTGGAATCCTGGCGAACCGGAAGAATTGTGATGGCTGATGCCGAATGGGTGATTGTTCACTTTTTCGACAATGAAGAGGAAAAAAAAGTACTGCTGAATCAGGTTATCCCTAGGCTGTCACTTGCACAAATTGAGACTATTCTACAGAACCGAAATATTTCTTTCGATCTTCACGGAGTAATAAAGAAAAATAGTCTTGCTGCCGAAACGGGTGCTGCCCGTAAGCGGGCTGAGAAAATTCAGACAACAGCAGCGCAGTTATCTGATGACATATTTCAGATCGTATTCGGCGAGTTTATTGTCCAAATGGGAAAGAATGCTGTGGCTCTTTCCGAGATTGAGCCAAGGTCGGAATCAACCTTTCACGTCGAACGTCTCAGTGAACCAGCCGTAGAATTCAGAGATCGCCACAAACTACCAGATGTACGGGAAGGAATTACGAAATATGGCTCCTACGACAACGATCCGCATGACATTGAACTTATCCCCATTTGCCTTGAAACACAACGACAGCCAATGAATTCGCTCATTGCTCGACTAAAGGATGGTAAATACAAATATCGTGGAGCAGAGCGAACATTTTCCACTCGCTTCAGCTATCCAACAATTGTTACGACTGATAGCCTTGAAAGTATCGACCGAGAGGTCGAACGTCTTCTATCGGAACATCCCGACTGGTGTGGAAACCCTCGTTTAAATCGCTTGTTTTTAATTTATACACCAAAAAAAGGCTACTCAACAGATGATGAAACTTCACCTTACTTTGTCGTGAAAAGGAGGTTATTGGAGGCAGGTATTCCCTGCCAAATGGTCGATACCAAAACTATTAACAACCCAGACTGGAAAGATTTGAACCTTTCGTTAAATATTATTGCAAAGTGTGGTGTGACTCCCTGGGTTTTGCCTGAGAACATTCCCGATGCTGACTTCTTTGTAGGTCTTTCGTACACGCAATCAAGGGACGGGCAGAAAATTCTGGGTTTCGCTAACGTCTTCAACAGCTATGGTAAGTGGGAGTTCTACGCTGGCAATACAACAGCATTTGATGCTCGAAAACGCAGTGAATATCTTTCTAATTTGGCGCACTCTACCCTCCAGCGCCTAAAACATGAGCAATCACTCCCGGCAGGGGCAAACTTAGTGTTCCATCATTCAGTACGCATATCTAAGGAAGACTATAAGGCTATTCTCTCTGGTGTCCGAAACGTAGCATCTGATGCTTCAGTTTCGTTCGTTTGGGTGAATAGTCACAATAATTTCCGCCTCTTCGATTCAAAGGTGGAAACAGACGGAAGTATCCAACGGGGAAGTTTTGTACCGATCTCCCGTCGTCGATTGCTGTTGTCAACTACTGGTTCTAACGTCTATCGAAAAGCTTTGGGAACACCTCGACCTCTTGAAGTTTCCGCAGACCATTACCGACCTGATAGCACAGAACCTGTGGGATGCGATTCTAGGTCTCTGGCGCTTCAGGTACTCAGCTTAACGAAGCTCAATTGGGCATCGACAGATTCTTTTACAGCAGAGCCAATAACGATCAAGTATGCACGTAATATAGCCTATTTGACTGCGGCATTCCTTCGTCAACATGAACCCTTTCAACTACACCCGGTCTTAGAGAGGACTCCGTGGTTTGTGTAG
- a CDS encoding AAA family ATPase, with product MKSEVMEYFRLEQFLDDLGYFETQESQNLREELTKAIHHGRLIALSGEVGCGKTTILQRLQKELRQGQEVLIARSLALEKDRVDLATLISALFYDLAPEKEWKIPTPVEQQKQQLLALIQKHRKPAALFVDDAHDLPPSTLVALKGLIEFVRLNGETLSVVLAGHPQLENALRHPHIKEFGTPTNIFTLNGRGNSQKQYIEWVLTEATCSKSQPTDLLSEEALTLLAERLSTPLQVQYYLTLAFEEAYRVGQKPVTLEIVSAIFKSDNHPFNLVHSLPI from the coding sequence ATGAAGAGCGAAGTGATGGAATACTTTAGACTCGAACAATTTCTCGATGACCTCGGCTATTTTGAAACCCAAGAGAGCCAAAATCTACGCGAAGAACTCACAAAAGCCATTCATCACGGGCGTTTAATTGCCCTATCCGGGGAGGTCGGTTGTGGGAAAACCACAATCCTCCAACGCCTTCAAAAGGAGTTACGCCAAGGGCAAGAGGTTCTCATTGCCCGTTCCTTGGCACTGGAGAAAGACCGCGTAGACTTGGCAACCTTAATTAGTGCGTTGTTCTACGATCTTGCTCCAGAAAAAGAATGGAAAATTCCCACTCCAGTCGAACAACAAAAACAACAACTTCTCGCTCTGATACAAAAACATCGCAAACCCGCTGCCCTCTTCGTTGACGATGCTCATGACTTGCCCCCCTCGACTTTAGTTGCTCTCAAGGGCTTGATTGAGTTTGTTCGTCTCAATGGAGAAACGCTTTCCGTCGTTCTGGCAGGTCATCCTCAGCTCGAAAACGCTCTGCGTCATCCCCACATCAAAGAATTTGGCACTCCCACCAATATCTTTACTTTGAATGGCAGGGGCAATTCTCAAAAACAGTACATTGAGTGGGTTTTAACCGAAGCGACCTGCTCAAAATCCCAACCAACTGACCTTCTGAGTGAGGAAGCCCTGACTCTTCTTGCCGAGAGGCTTTCAACACCATTGCAAGTTCAATATTATTTGACTCTGGCTTTTGAAGAGGCTTATCGAGTGGGGCAAAAGCCCGTCACTTTAGAGATCGTCTCGGCAATTTTCAAGTCAGACAACCATCCATTCAACTTAGTTCATTCTCTCCCTATCTGA
- a CDS encoding PDDEXK nuclease domain-containing protein: protein MEDIETYSTLLGEIKQRIRSAQYEALRAVNHELIALYWDIGKIIVSRQEGKTWGKGIVEQLARDLQIEFPGVAGFSARNIWRMRDFYLAYHAHEKLSPLVTEIGWTHNQVILSKCKNDLEREFYIRMTRKYGWTKNVLIHQIENQSYEKTLLNQTNFAKTLPEHLQNQAKLAVRDEYTFDFLELGEEHSERELERALLGKVDTFLRQMGGMFAFVGSQYRVEVGDREFFIDLMLYHRRLRCLIAIELKVGQFQPEYVGKMQFYLAVLNDHVRLEDENPSIGIILCKSKDKTIVEYALNNSDKPIGVSTYRIVSTLPQELQGELPAPEQIARLLEEVE, encoded by the coding sequence GTGGAGGACATTGAGACATACAGCACACTCCTAGGCGAGATTAAACAACGAATCCGCTCAGCACAGTACGAAGCACTGCGAGCTGTCAACCACGAGCTAATCGCGCTCTATTGGGATATTGGGAAAATTATTGTCTCCCGCCAGGAAGGGAAAACCTGGGGGAAGGGGATTGTCGAGCAACTTGCCCGCGATCTTCAAATTGAGTTTCCTGGCGTTGCAGGGTTTTCAGCTCGTAACATCTGGCGAATGCGCGATTTTTACCTTGCTTATCACGCTCATGAAAAACTGTCACCATTGGTGACAGAAATTGGCTGGACTCACAACCAGGTTATTTTGAGCAAGTGTAAGAACGACCTGGAGCGGGAATTCTATATCCGAATGACCCGAAAGTACGGGTGGACAAAAAACGTCCTCATTCACCAGATTGAGAACCAGAGCTATGAGAAGACGTTGCTCAACCAAACCAACTTTGCCAAAACGCTCCCAGAGCATCTTCAAAACCAGGCGAAGCTGGCGGTGCGCGATGAATACACCTTCGATTTCCTAGAACTTGGAGAGGAACACAGCGAGCGAGAACTCGAACGCGCTCTGTTGGGAAAGGTCGATACCTTCCTGCGGCAGATGGGAGGGATGTTTGCCTTCGTGGGGAGCCAGTATCGGGTGGAGGTGGGAGATCGAGAATTCTTCATCGACCTAATGCTCTACCATCGGCGATTGAGATGCTTAATTGCCATCGAACTCAAAGTGGGTCAGTTTCAGCCGGAGTACGTGGGCAAGATGCAGTTTTACCTTGCTGTACTGAACGACCACGTTCGCTTAGAAGATGAAAACCCGTCGATTGGGATTATTCTCTGTAAGTCAAAGGACAAAACGATTGTCGAATACGCGCTCAACAATTCAGACAAACCGATTGGAGTTTCAACCTACCGGATCGTCTCTACCCTACCCCAGGAACTGCAAGGGGAGCTTCCAGCGCCCGAACAGATCGCTCGGCTTCTCGAAGAGGTTGAGTAA
- a CDS encoding coiled-coil domain-containing protein gives MPQQRLTAKIAFSAALELSQENQEVNSNTLWLRCGGIGSRGTAQKWAELWNAFEGGEDVEAKFERYRTVYEAVKGGESIENEEEETVIPQVEEAISELVRSLGVSLSELVEQLVAERTQELAESSSELVKAEQERATRAGEDLKQAREEFSGVREQFDALEQKYKALVGEHEALNGQSGELAKQLSQREEQNARLEAKVAEKAEQYGRSEAKVAELERVLEGETARYGALEGQYGELQKEFERVRGLEMQLSKESAALKVQFGEMKVQRDDERSQRGKLEEEVRTLHGRLVEKEGRAATAEEKARQLEVQVEALREEVRSRAEESKKRQSKRSTKSS, from the coding sequence ATGCCTCAACAACGATTAACCGCCAAAATTGCCTTCTCTGCCGCTCTGGAACTCTCCCAGGAGAACCAAGAGGTCAACTCCAATACCCTCTGGCTGCGGTGCGGGGGAATTGGCTCTCGTGGCACGGCACAGAAATGGGCAGAGCTGTGGAATGCCTTTGAAGGGGGTGAAGACGTTGAGGCGAAGTTCGAGCGATATCGAACGGTCTACGAGGCGGTGAAGGGTGGAGAGTCGATTGAAAATGAGGAGGAGGAAACCGTTATTCCTCAAGTAGAGGAAGCCATTTCGGAGTTAGTGCGGTCTTTAGGAGTCTCGCTCTCTGAGTTAGTGGAGCAGTTGGTTGCCGAGAGAACCCAGGAGTTGGCAGAATCCTCTTCAGAACTGGTGAAAGCCGAGCAGGAACGAGCGACTCGGGCGGGAGAAGACCTCAAGCAAGCGAGAGAGGAATTTTCTGGAGTGCGCGAGCAGTTCGATGCGCTGGAGCAGAAGTACAAGGCATTGGTGGGGGAGCATGAGGCGTTAAACGGTCAGTCTGGGGAGCTTGCCAAGCAGTTATCACAGCGAGAAGAGCAGAATGCGCGGCTTGAGGCGAAGGTGGCGGAGAAAGCCGAGCAGTATGGGCGGAGTGAGGCGAAAGTGGCAGAACTCGAACGGGTACTGGAGGGAGAAACGGCGCGGTATGGGGCGCTTGAGGGGCAGTATGGGGAACTTCAGAAGGAGTTTGAGCGGGTGCGCGGTCTCGAAATGCAATTATCCAAGGAATCTGCTGCACTCAAGGTGCAGTTTGGGGAGATGAAGGTACAGCGGGATGACGAGCGCAGTCAGCGGGGGAAATTGGAAGAGGAGGTGAGAACGCTTCACGGGCGGCTGGTGGAGAAGGAAGGAAGGGCTGCGACGGCGGAGGAGAAAGCGCGGCAGTTGGAGGTGCAGGTGGAGGCGTTAAGAGAGGAGGTGCGCTCTCGTGCTGAGGAATCGAAGAAACGTCAGAGTAAGCGTTCGACGAAGAGTTCGTAA
- a CDS encoding tyrosine-type recombinase/integrase yields MLATTTELLPPLLGGEASERAKVRVESFYGSIGEIFERWVMRSGSVHTQKAYRADVMAFVAFLGWMWPQESWRFVTTTIAQVSAWRDSMLAEERAPKTISRRIASLSSFYKFLGACAAEMRLPITVPNPAHAQFIRRGGSDPVRETRALTASLARRLMAMPDGEGLRDYRDRAILKVLLYTGVRIGTLRHMNVAHFHGDEEDSTLTLIEKGNRRRTIGIHWVAADALGEYIEVAGISSGPMFQAQAAPHSPGLLSGKRISSMALWMAVRGYLERLPGAMKREVVGEEEVSFCLYTPHSLRATTATLLLDAGVEITKVQQLLGHKHITTTQIYDKRRRTTKQSASHDMPL; encoded by the coding sequence GTGTTAGCAACGACTACGGAGTTACTGCCGCCGTTGCTCGGTGGTGAGGCTTCGGAGAGGGCGAAGGTAAGGGTTGAGTCGTTCTATGGCTCGATTGGCGAGATTTTTGAGCGGTGGGTGATGCGTTCGGGGAGCGTTCATACTCAGAAGGCGTATCGGGCTGATGTGATGGCGTTTGTTGCGTTTCTGGGCTGGATGTGGCCCCAGGAGTCCTGGCGGTTTGTGACGACAACGATTGCTCAGGTGAGTGCGTGGCGAGATTCTATGCTGGCGGAGGAACGAGCGCCGAAGACGATTAGCAGGCGGATTGCCTCTTTGTCGTCGTTTTATAAGTTTTTGGGGGCCTGTGCGGCTGAGATGCGGCTGCCGATTACGGTGCCGAATCCGGCTCACGCTCAGTTTATTCGCCGTGGGGGGAGCGACCCGGTGCGAGAAACAAGGGCGCTGACGGCTTCTTTAGCACGGCGGTTGATGGCGATGCCGGATGGGGAGGGATTAAGGGATTATCGGGACCGTGCAATTTTGAAGGTGTTGCTCTATACGGGGGTGCGGATTGGGACGCTGAGGCACATGAATGTGGCCCATTTTCATGGGGATGAGGAGGATTCAACGCTGACGTTGATTGAGAAGGGCAATCGCAGGCGCACGATTGGGATTCATTGGGTGGCGGCGGATGCGCTTGGGGAGTATATCGAGGTGGCGGGGATTTCGAGCGGTCCGATGTTTCAGGCGCAGGCAGCGCCTCATTCTCCGGGGTTGCTTTCTGGGAAGCGGATTAGTTCGATGGCGCTGTGGATGGCGGTTCGGGGGTATTTGGAGCGGCTTCCGGGGGCGATGAAGCGGGAGGTTGTGGGGGAGGAGGAGGTGAGTTTTTGCCTCTATACGCCTCATTCGCTGAGGGCGACGACGGCGACGCTGCTACTGGATGCGGGGGTTGAGATTACGAAGGTGCAGCAGTTGTTGGGTCATAAGCATATTACGACGACTCAGATTTATGATAAGCGGAGAAGAACGACTAAGCAGAGTGCTTCCCATGATATGCCGCTCTAA
- a CDS encoding tetratricopeptide repeat protein, with the protein MTDSQLNSALSHYKDALNELEKRAFKSLLFRSTLRPRSFALLWWLVVLSPSPEAIFNVLVARDSVRTALTKPEEMPRQELLLVAELDERLKQQADIITQSVSLDEWRTSFHAASEAWWWFLEPPLHRFDRFDWLWNALTVTSLMASLSFVVDISSKFLSVEPGFFGSFAVIAQSVLTLLTAGGTLTEAGQTAVEKGLSRLGIPTYWRQEAKLGLSVLLLLGLFGFRSYLPKISGYYNQKGLNNYVEGEWSSAMPNYERALSLDPDNVKAHYNLGRLYEDLQEFDKARTQYQLAAQGNFIAGYSDLARLYIQEQKLAEAASLLLYGLEEVEQDDELQYALWKNLGWVRLEQERWAEAETYLREAIALESIPAFQDDRPASARCLLAQVLEGKPDEQNALREWEACLRYANPTRRPEEDTWIDMARQRIDRKEKSRAVQ; encoded by the coding sequence ATGACTGATTCTCAACTGAATTCCGCGCTGAGCCATTACAAAGACGCTCTTAACGAGCTAGAGAAGAGAGCGTTCAAGTCACTGCTCTTCCGTTCTACATTGCGCCCGAGGTCTTTTGCTCTTCTGTGGTGGCTGGTCGTCTTATCTCCTTCCCCAGAAGCCATCTTCAACGTCTTAGTGGCTCGCGATTCTGTCAGAACCGCCTTGACGAAACCCGAGGAAATGCCTCGCCAGGAATTACTGCTCGTTGCGGAATTAGACGAACGGCTCAAACAACAAGCGGATATCATAACTCAGAGCGTTTCCCTTGATGAATGGCGTACCAGTTTCCATGCCGCCTCAGAAGCCTGGTGGTGGTTTTTGGAGCCTCCCCTCCATCGTTTTGACCGTTTTGACTGGCTGTGGAATGCCCTAACGGTAACGTCCCTGATGGCTTCCCTCAGCTTTGTAGTGGATATTTCCTCCAAGTTTCTCAGCGTGGAACCGGGTTTTTTTGGCTCTTTCGCCGTGATTGCTCAGAGCGTTCTAACGTTGTTGACCGCCGGGGGGACGCTTACCGAAGCGGGACAAACGGCTGTCGAAAAGGGATTATCGCGGTTGGGAATTCCGACCTATTGGCGGCAAGAAGCCAAACTCGGACTCTCGGTACTGCTCTTACTCGGTTTATTTGGTTTTCGGAGTTATTTGCCAAAAATCTCTGGATACTACAACCAGAAAGGTTTGAACAACTATGTCGAGGGCGAGTGGTCGAGCGCCATGCCTAACTACGAAAGAGCGCTGAGTCTCGACCCAGATAACGTCAAAGCCCATTACAATTTGGGTCGGCTCTACGAAGACCTCCAAGAGTTTGACAAAGCGAGGACGCAGTATCAACTAGCAGCCCAAGGTAATTTCATTGCAGGCTACAGTGATTTAGCTCGCTTATACATTCAGGAACAAAAGTTGGCGGAAGCCGCGTCGTTGCTACTGTATGGATTAGAAGAGGTCGAGCAGGACGACGAGCTGCAATACGCCCTGTGGAAAAACTTGGGCTGGGTGAGATTAGAGCAAGAACGCTGGGCTGAAGCGGAAACCTATCTAAGAGAGGCTATTGCCCTCGAAAGCATTCCTGCATTTCAAGATGATCGCCCTGCGTCTGCACGCTGTTTGTTAGCCCAAGTTCTCGAAGGGAAGCCTGACGAGCAAAACGCCCTTCGAGAATGGGAAGCCTGCCTTCGCTATGCGAATCCAACCCGTCGTCCTGAAGAAGATACCTGGATAGATATGGCCCGCCAGCGGATAGATCGTAAGGAGAAAAGTCGTGCGGTTCAATAG